The following are from one region of the Leucoraja erinacea ecotype New England chromosome 35, Leri_hhj_1, whole genome shotgun sequence genome:
- the gmcl1 gene encoding germ cell-less protein-like 1 — translation MGGLGSRLSGGRASASATDCECDCQRRKRARPPDDCDCSESEAPRRKKLKSTSKYIYQTLFLAGENSDITICALGQEWHLHKIYLCQSGYFSSMFSGSWKESNMNYIELEIPDQNIDTEALQVAFGSLYRDDVLIQPSRVVTILAAACMLQLDSLIQQCGETMKETISSKTVCGFYAAAGTYGLDSVKQKCLEWLLNNLMTHQSVELLKELSIGLMEKLVCSSDLFVMQVEMDVYTALKKWMFLQLVPSWNGTLKQLLTDADAWFSKRRKEACNYSSFLDTEQGQKFAVVFSHIRLQYVINDLTSAKIIERDMIISSGWLAAMYKQQWFAMLRTEQDNDLGPKEINREEFEMHSMRCGRKLAKDGDYCWRWTGFSFGFDLLVTYTNRFIIFKRNTLSQPCNGAVSLLPRRNIAFRLRLASFDSNGKVICSRSAGYQVLSLEKDQEQIVLNLDSRLLIFPLYICCNFLYTSPETKAESEEQPPNSEN, via the exons ATGGGGGGCCTGGGCAGCCGCCTGTCCGGGGGCCGGGCCTCCGCCTCCGCCACCGACTGCGAGTGCGATTGCCAGCGGAGGAAACGAGCGCGGCCGCCCGACGACTGCGACTGTTCCGAGAGCGAAGCCCCGCGAAG AAAGAAGCTAAAAAGCACTTCCAAGTACATTTATCAGACTCTCTTCCTCGCTGGAGAAAACAGTGATATCACCATCTGTGCTCTGGGACAAGAATGGCACTTACACAAAATATATCTCTGTCAG TCCGGTTACTTTTCAAGTATGTTCAGTGGATCATGGAAGGAGTCAAATATGAACTATATAGAACTCGAGATTCCAGATCAGAACATCGACACTGAGG CGCTGCAAGTGGCATTTGGCTCATTGTACAGGGACGACGTCTTAATCCAGCCCAGCCGGGTGGTAACGATTCTGGCAGCAGCCTGTATGCTACAGTTG GACAGTCTGATTCAACAGTGTGGTGAAACTATGAAGGAAACAATCAGTTCCAAAACTGTTTGTGGTTTCTATGCAGCTGCTGGAACTTATGGCTTGGACTCAGTGAAGCAAAa GTGTCTTGAGTGGCTTTTAAACAACCTAATGACGCATCAAAGTGTTGAACTCCTGAAGGAACTGAG CATAGGTCTGATGGAGAAGCTGGTGTGTTCGTCAGACCTGTTTGTGATGCAGGTAGAGATGGATGTGTATACTGCACTTAAGAAG TGGATGTTCCTCCAGCTGGTGCCTTCCTGGAATGGAACCTTGAAACAGTTATTAACAGATGCAGATGCCTGGTTCTCCAAACGCAGAAAAG AAGCCTGCAATTACAGCAGCTTCTTAGACACGGAACAAGGACAAAAGTTTGCTGTTGTCTTTAGTCACATCCGCCTGCAGTATGTCATCAATGATCTGACATCTGCCAAAATTATTGAGCGAGACATGATTATCTCTTCGG GCTGGCTTGCGGCCATGTACAAACAGCAGTGGTTTGCTATGCTGAGGACTGAGCAGGACAATGACCTGGG ACCAAAAGAAATAAACAGGGAAGAGTTTGAGATGCACAGCATGCggtgtggaagaaaactggcTAAAGATGGTGAT TACTGCTGGCGGTGGACAGGTTTCAGCTTTGGGTTTGACCTGCTGGTGACGTATACAAATCGATTCATCATATTCAAGAGGAACACTCTGAGCCAGCCATGCAATGGGGCTGTGAGTCTGCTGCCTCGCAGAAACATTGCTTTCAG ATTAAGACTGGCATCATTTGACAGCAATGGGAAAGTGATCTGTAGTCGATCAGCTGGTTATCAGGTCCTATCACTGGAGAAAGACCAG GAACAGATTGTGCTGAATCTGGACAGCCGGCTCCTGATCTTCCCACTCTACATTTGCTGCAATTTCCTTTACACATCACCAGAGACAAAAGCTGAGAGTGAGGAGCAGCCGCCAAACAGTGAGAACTGA